The DNA region AGTACCTGGCCGAGCATGGCGTGGTGGTGGAGAAGACGGGGCTCTACAGCTTCTTCATCATGTTCACCATCGGCATCACCAAGGGCCGCTGGAACACGCTGCTGGCGGCGCTGCAGCAGTTCAAAGACGACTACGAGCGCAACCAGCCCATGTGGCGCATCCTTCCCGAGTTCTGCCAGCAGCACAAGCGCTACGAGCGCATGGGCCTGAAGGACCTGTGCCAGCACGTGCACGAGCTGTACGCCAAGTACGACATCGCGCGCCTGACGACCGAGATGTACCTCTCGGACCTGACGCCCGCGATGAAGCCGAGCGACGCCTATGCCCACATCGCGCACCGCAAGACCGAGCGCGTGGAGATCGACCAGCTGGAAGGCCGCATCACCACCAGCCTGATCACGCCGTACCCACCGGGCATCCCGCTGCTGATTCCGGGCGAGGTCTTCAATAAGAAGATCGTCGACTACCTGAAGTTCGCACGCGAGTTCGCCAAGCTGTGCCCGGGCTTCGAGACCGACATCCACGGCCTAGTGGAGATCGAGGACGACAACGGCCACGTGCGCTACTACGCCGACTGCGTGGCGAACACCGTGCAGTCCAAGGCCGTGGCCGCCGGCAAGGGCCGCAAGAACGCGCCCAAGGCCGAAGACATCGTGCAGGTGGGCAGCGACGGCCCGTTTGGCCGCAAGGTGTGATCTGAGCGGCTGAGGAGAGGGCGAGCGAGCTCTCTGCGCAACCCATCCCACCGCAAAGCCCGGCATGCCCACAGGTGTGCCGGGCTTTGCTTTTGCTGGCCGCTCAGCGACCGCTCAGCGACCGCTCGGCGGCATGTCTTCGCGCACGCGCAGGTAGCTGGCGAAGCGCGGCAGGCCGCTGCCTTCATGGACGCCGCGGTAGCGGTAGGTGACCCAGGCGCCCACGGGAGGCGGGTTGCGCCGATCGGCATCGCTGAAACCGGTGCCCAGCCGGAAGCGCTGGCCCTGCGGCGTTTCCACCAGCAGTGCGCCCATCTGGCCGGCGTGGCGGCCCTGGCCGGGGAGGTGGTCGATGACGCGGGCCTCGGCGTCATCGTGCGTCTTGACCTTGAGGAGATCGTCGCTGCGCCCGCTGCGGTACGGCGCGCTGCCTCGGTGCAGCATCAGGCCTTCGCCGCCGGCCCGCACCGTGCGGCGCAGCAGCGCCTGCAGTTCTGCATCGGTGGCTACGCGGCGCTGCTCTACGGCCTGCACCCAGGGCTGACCGATGCGCTGGGCGGTGGCCTGCAAGGCCGGCAGGCGCTCGTCGAAGGTGCCGCCGTGCCCTGGTAGATCGAACACCATGAAGCGCATCTGGCGCCAGGCGGCGTCATCCGGTTGCTGCTGGCGTGCCGTGGACTGCGCGTGGCCGAAGCGGTTGCGGCCGGCCCAGAGTTCGCCGTCGAGCGGGATGCCGGGCCAGCCCTGTGTGAACCATGCCGGGGCCTGGATGGCTTCGCCGCCGCGGGTGCGCAGTTCTCGGCCATTCCAGAAGCCGCGCACGCCGTCGTACTTCTCGCTCACCCAGTAGTCGGCCAGCGGCACGCCGGGGCGGTAGACATTGGCCAGCCACACTGCAGGGGGCGGCGCGGGCGCCGCCGCCGGTGAAACGCCCGGCTGTGCGCTGGCCGGCCCGGACGCAAGAACGGCGCACGCTGCCTGGATCAGGAGGGTGCGCCGTTGCATGGTGCTCATCTATTGATAGCTGTATGCGCTTGCTGGATAAGCGCTAGAGGCCGATTCGACTCATATCTTTGTGAGGCGCCCACGGATGGTAGCGCAGGCGCAGCCTCGCCGTATCGTCGATCAGGCCAGGTTGGCGCTGTCGCGGCTGATGCCGCCGGTCTGGCTGA from Paracidovorax wautersii includes:
- a CDS encoding DNA ligase, producing the protein MQRRTLLIQAACAVLASGPASAQPGVSPAAAPAPPPAVWLANVYRPGVPLADYWVSEKYDGVRGFWNGRELRTRGGEAIQAPAWFTQGWPGIPLDGELWAGRNRFGHAQSTARQQQPDDAAWRQMRFMVFDLPGHGGTFDERLPALQATAQRIGQPWVQAVEQRRVATDAELQALLRRTVRAGGEGLMLHRGSAPYRSGRSDDLLKVKTHDDAEARVIDHLPGQGRHAGQMGALLVETPQGQRFRLGTGFSDADRRNPPPVGAWVTYRYRGVHEGSGLPRFASYLRVREDMPPSGR